One stretch of Bombus terrestris chromosome 5, iyBomTerr1.2, whole genome shotgun sequence DNA includes these proteins:
- the LOC100647295 gene encoding neuroparsin-A, with amino-acid sequence MFAAQTIRIAVLLAIVLLHDKCSGYPSVRQKQEMALCTGCGDSCHKCEYGVVISNACGVPQCAKGPDEPCGGRGERLGICAEGMSCICNQCFGCSSEKLKCSKIKDPCWRDFNVPVRRPAIM; translated from the exons ATGTTTGCCGCGCAAACTATCCGCATAGCCGTGCTGCTTGCCATCGTTCTTCT GCACGATAAATGTTCCGGTTATCCTTCGGTAAGACAGAAACAAGAGATGGCCCTTTGCACAGGATGCGGCGACTCTTGCCACAAATGCGAATATGGTGTTGTAATATCGAATGCTTGCGGGGTTCCGCAATGTGCAAAG GGACCCGATGAACCTTGCGGAGGACGAGGAGAACGGCTTGGTATTTGCGCCGAAGGCATGAGCTGTATATGTAACCAATGCTTCGGTTGTAGTTCAGAGAAGTTAAAATGTTCCAAAATTAAAGATCCCTGTTGGCGTGATTTTAACGTACCTGTAAGGCGGCCTGCTATCATGTAA
- the LOC100647062 gene encoding 39S ribosomal protein L40, mitochondrial, whose product MIGVLNLANAVFRSSLHSVSNSRNISIYIHPLQFRATEILLGEPLKKKKRLDPNILRAREERKKRKLQKKIRQLERHANHLKPIFEIDILPQLLQKENRACHLPVSLSEEEMERRKLLEREWSRYKQEQWLKDLHVMKSIMVSQEIALKELKAVSMQLYKKAVEFDDSFIPYSATGPVYTPPIEDFDSPDGEYIETTVKYVGE is encoded by the exons ATGATTGGTGTATTAAATTTGGCAAATGCCGTTTTTAG GTCCTCTTTGCATTCGGTTAGCAATTCGCGCAATATCTCCATATATATACATCCATTACAATTTCGAGCGACTGAAATTCTCTT aGGAGAAccacttaaaaagaagaaaagactcGATCCTAATATCCTTAGAGctagagaagaaagaaagaagaggaaactaCAGAAAAAAATCCGTCAGTTAGAAAGACATGCAAACCATCTAAAACCAATCTTTGAAATTGATATATTACCTCAGTTATTGCAAAAGGA GAATAGAGCTTGTCATTTGCCAGTATCATTATCAGAAGAAGAAATGGAAAGGAGAAAATTATTAGAGAGGGAATGGTCCAGATACAAACAAGAACAATGGTTGAAGGATTTACACGTTATGAAATCTATCATGGTATCGCAAGAAATAGCATTGAAAGAATTAAAAGCTGTCTCGATGCAACTTTACAAAAAAGCAGTTGAA TTTGATGATTCGTTCATACCATATAGCGCAACAGGACCGGTATATACTCCACCGATAGAAGATTTTGACAGTCCTGATGGAGAATATATAGAAACCACGGTTAAATATGTAGGGGAATAG
- the LOC100647418 gene encoding ERAD-associated E3 ubiquitin-protein ligase HRD1B isoform X1 — translation MLATTLTLYSILRGIAMMIWQRLNAFLARLYDPIDRIENLFLKMKNISMMTNQIIFLMLADRIFIREPKMTCLYTLMFYNVVTYSISYIKELIEKEDWSLYVTLTERSKIKHLAMSATKIVFEWTKAVTFIVTLTFMLLVFGLEQGLEHYKPSMNYTMITWIYYLATEKVFVEMFPPILKFLRFDTFENLEELYAPVILKSFTISVSAFLIIILLPLASYKLLFIATYTNIYLRLKDLLQISGPALSLEREILNRYRKATPKEIKQFDDVCPVCLCDMVSARITPCYHLFHASCLRRCLKTNNTCPMCKRELTFGSVSTQ, via the exons ATGTTGGCAACGACATtgacgctatatagtattttacgag GTATCGCTATGATGATCTGGCAGCGGTTAAACGCATTCCTGGCACGATTATACGATCCGATCGATCGAATAGAGAACCTTTTCCTTAAGATGAAGAATATCTCTATGATGACGAACCAAATAATATTCCTAATGCTGGCTGATCGTATTTTTATAAGAGAACCGAAAATGACGTGTCTTTACACGTTGATGTTTTACAACGTTGTTACTTATAGCATTAGCTATATTAAGGAATTGATCGAAAAGGAAGATTGGTCGCTCTATGTGACTCTCACAGAAAGATcgaaaattaaacatttagcTATGTCCGCTACCAAAATAGTGTTCGAATGGACCAAAGCTGTCACCTTTATCGTAACATTAACATTCATGCTTCTTGTCTTTGGCTTGGAGCAAGGTCTTGAGCATTACAA ACCATCGATGAATTACACGATGATAACGTGGATCTATTATTTGGCAACGGAAAAAGTCTTCGTTGAGATGTTTCCGCCAATCTTGAAGTTTCTTCGTTTCGACACTTTTGAAAATCTTGAAGAGCTTTACGCTCCAGTGATATTGAAATCATTTACCATTAGCGTTTCTGCGTTTCTTATTATAATACTTTTGCCACTAGCATCCTACAAACTTTTATTCATCGCTACTTATACGAACATTTATTTAAGATTGAAAGATCTATTACAAATATCCGGCCCTGCGTTAAGTCTTGAACGTGAAATATTAAATCGTTATAGAAAAGCAACGCCTAAGGAAATTAAACAATTCGATGATGTGTGCCCTGTTTGCCTTTGCGATATGGTCAGTGCGAGAATAACACCTTGTTACCACCTTTTTCATGCAAGTTGTTTACGTCGGTGTCTCAAGACCAACAATACCTGTCCTATGTGCAAAAGAGAATTAACATTTGGATCGGTATCAACTCAGTAG
- the LOC100647418 gene encoding ERAD-associated E3 ubiquitin-protein ligase HRD1B isoform X2, whose amino-acid sequence MMIWQRLNAFLARLYDPIDRIENLFLKMKNISMMTNQIIFLMLADRIFIREPKMTCLYTLMFYNVVTYSISYIKELIEKEDWSLYVTLTERSKIKHLAMSATKIVFEWTKAVTFIVTLTFMLLVFGLEQGLEHYKPSMNYTMITWIYYLATEKVFVEMFPPILKFLRFDTFENLEELYAPVILKSFTISVSAFLIIILLPLASYKLLFIATYTNIYLRLKDLLQISGPALSLEREILNRYRKATPKEIKQFDDVCPVCLCDMVSARITPCYHLFHASCLRRCLKTNNTCPMCKRELTFGSVSTQ is encoded by the exons ATGATGATCTGGCAGCGGTTAAACGCATTCCTGGCACGATTATACGATCCGATCGATCGAATAGAGAACCTTTTCCTTAAGATGAAGAATATCTCTATGATGACGAACCAAATAATATTCCTAATGCTGGCTGATCGTATTTTTATAAGAGAACCGAAAATGACGTGTCTTTACACGTTGATGTTTTACAACGTTGTTACTTATAGCATTAGCTATATTAAGGAATTGATCGAAAAGGAAGATTGGTCGCTCTATGTGACTCTCACAGAAAGATcgaaaattaaacatttagcTATGTCCGCTACCAAAATAGTGTTCGAATGGACCAAAGCTGTCACCTTTATCGTAACATTAACATTCATGCTTCTTGTCTTTGGCTTGGAGCAAGGTCTTGAGCATTACAA ACCATCGATGAATTACACGATGATAACGTGGATCTATTATTTGGCAACGGAAAAAGTCTTCGTTGAGATGTTTCCGCCAATCTTGAAGTTTCTTCGTTTCGACACTTTTGAAAATCTTGAAGAGCTTTACGCTCCAGTGATATTGAAATCATTTACCATTAGCGTTTCTGCGTTTCTTATTATAATACTTTTGCCACTAGCATCCTACAAACTTTTATTCATCGCTACTTATACGAACATTTATTTAAGATTGAAAGATCTATTACAAATATCCGGCCCTGCGTTAAGTCTTGAACGTGAAATATTAAATCGTTATAGAAAAGCAACGCCTAAGGAAATTAAACAATTCGATGATGTGTGCCCTGTTTGCCTTTGCGATATGGTCAGTGCGAGAATAACACCTTGTTACCACCTTTTTCATGCAAGTTGTTTACGTCGGTGTCTCAAGACCAACAATACCTGTCCTATGTGCAAAAGAGAATTAACATTTGGATCGGTATCAACTCAGTAG
- the LOC100647182 gene encoding cytoplasmic tRNA 2-thiolation protein 2: MCTLNESEYDTFEVKEIAENTNTSFPINTTEMHNATPFCKKCGSQEVQVFSKNRNEYCKVCFLNILRHKFRATLSKSKSIRPNDSILVAHSGKANSTALLHLIMVDTNESISKKLQPSFKVLYIDDGMVKGRSIEERKSIRNALANEAKSLQLTTYILPLSKCTSDSISKEMQLVNDPSMSITSDEDTIIQEMFDNLENDTARDELLQQLRRKLLTFAAGKLNCNKIFIADISFDLAIKVLGDVSTGRGSQLPFNVGFSDTRHTNVTLLRPLRDFTQNDITNYLDCYNLHPIVSSDKYNFSFPISIRNVTRDFVHKLDSEFYGTVSTIYRTSEKLATKIERFNNENNDTKVDANIKKDNNICILCELTLDSCYLPKEQLSVVQAKLFSKLVSTITDTSLSETMNSLNICEQSDNEQIESLNALRQKKCQCQSDIHKSFLTQSTIEKYLCYGCRLIFLNSKQVDNILPNFIFDAVQKRLQVACLREEIRDFLL, from the exons ATGTGCACGTTAAATGAGTCTGAATACGATACTTTTGAAGTAAAAGAAATAGCGGAAAACAC AAACACTTCCTTCCCTATTAATACCACAGAAATGCATAATGCTACGCCTTTTTGTAAAAAGTGTGGTAGTCAAGAGGTCCAAGTCTTTTCTAAGAATAGGAATGAATACTGTAAagtatgttttttaaatatattaagacATAAATTTAGAGCAACGTTAAGTAAATCCAAGTCTATACGACCGAATGACTCAATACTTGTTGCTCATTCAGGGAAAGCAAATTCAACTGCGCTTTTACATCTTATTATGGTTGACACGAATGAATCAATCTCCAAAAAGTTGCAACCATCGTTTAAAGTTCTTTATATAGATG ATGGTATGGTGAAAGGACGCTcgatcgaagaaagaaaatctATTCGAAATGCATTAGCTAACGAAGCTAAGAGTTTGCAATTGACTACGTACATTTTACCTTTGTCAAAATGTACAAGCGATAGTATTTCTAAAGAAATGCAACTAGTAAATGATCCATCAATGAGCATAACAAGTGATGAGGATACAATAATACAAGAAATGTTTGATAATTTGGAAAATGACACAGCCAGAGATGAATTATTACAGCAATTAAGACGTAAATTACTTACATTCGCAGCTGGTAAacttaattgtaataaaattttcattgccGATATATCTTTTGATCTTGCGATAAAAGTTCTTGGCGATGTATCGACTGGAAGAGGTTCCCAATTGCCTTTTAACGTTGGCTTCTCTGACACAAGACACACGAATGTAACATTACTTCGACCACTCAGAGATTTTACACAAAATGACATAACTAACTATTTGGACTGTTACAATCTACATCCAATTGTTAGTTCTGACAAATATAATTTCTCTTTTCCTATATCTATACGAAATGTCACAAGAGATTTTGTCCATAAATTGGATTCTGAATTTTATGGCACTGTAtccacgatatatcgtaccagCGAAAAATTAGCTACAAAGATAGAGCGATTTAATAATGAGAACAATGATACAAAGGTGGATGCTAATATTAAAAAGGATAATAACATCTGTATACTTTGTGAATTAACTTTAGACTCGTGTTATTTACCAAAAGAACAACTATCGGTTGTACAAGCGAAATTGTTTTCTAAATTAGTTTCTACAATTACCGATACCTCATTAAGTGAGACTATgaattcgttaaatatttgTGAACAATCAGATAATGAGCAAATTGAAAGCTTAAATGCTTTAAGACAAAAAAAATGTCAGTGTCAAAGTGACATTCATAAGTCTTTTCTGACACAATCGACAATTGAAAAGTATCTATGCTATGGTTGTAGACTAATTTTCTTAAATTCAAAACAAGTAGATAATATTTTgcctaattttatttttgatgcAGTCCAAAAAAGATTACAAGTTGCATGTTTACGAGAAGAGATAAGagattttttattgtaa